The Pygocentrus nattereri isolate fPygNat1 chromosome 17, fPygNat1.pri, whole genome shotgun sequence genome window below encodes:
- the LOC108413780 gene encoding olfactory receptor 52D1-like has translation MENVSSILVFTLSGLDGIAENRYVLFSLTALCYNFVLFCNIIVILSIASDKCLHEPMYIFLCNLCINALYGTAGFYPKFMYDLLSQLHVISYAGCLIQIFIIYSSALCDFSTLTVMAYDRFVAICKPLEYHSEMTNHKILKCIIFSWLAPFLCMAVLVLLTSRLALCGSNIEKIYCENWAVVKLACSSTTMNNVIGYIVLVVYFGHAVLIVGSYIQLIETCRKSKEGRYKFMQTCTPHILTLLNVAISLMFDVLYSRYGSNSAPQGLRIFLSLDFLLIPPILNPLIYGLTLTKIRKQIMKQFFSNITWVV, from the coding sequence ATGGAAAACGTTTCCAGCATTTTAGTGTTCACACTCTCTGGACTAGATGGAATAGCTGAAAACAGATATGTGCTTTTTTCTTTGACAGCACTGTGCTATAACTTTGTCTTATTCTGTAACATCATTGTCATTTTGTCCATTGCCTCAGATAAATGCCTTCATGAGCctatgtacatatttttatgtaatttgtgTATAAATGCACTTTATGGCACGGCTGGTTTCTACCCTAAATTCATGTATGACTTGCTGTCCCAGTTACATGTGATTTCATATGCAGGCTGTTTGATTCagatatttatcatttattcatCTGCTTTATGTGACTTCTCAACTTTAACAGTAATGGCATATGACAGGTTTGTGGCGATATGTAAACCACTAGAGTACCATTCAGAAATGACAAatcataaaattttaaaatgtatcattttttcTTGGCTTGCACCTTTTCTTTGCATGGCTGTTTTGGTCTTATTAACATCAAGATTAGCACTGTGTGGCTCAAATATTGAAAAGATATATTGTGAAAACTGGGCAGTTGTTAAACTGGCCTGCAGCTCCACAACAATGAATAATGTGATTGGATACATAGTTTTGGTTGTGTATTTTGGACATGCAGTATTGATTGTTGGCTCATATATACAGTTGATTGAAACATGTAGAAAGTCTAAAGAGGGCAGATATAAATTCATGCAGACTTGTACACCACACATACTTACACTGTTGAATGTTGCAAtttctttgatgtttgatgtgcttTATAGTCGCTACGGTTCAAATTCTGCCCCTCAAGGTTTGCGAATTTTTTTGTCCTTGGACTTCCTCCTGATACCTCCCATTTTAAATCCTCTTATTTATGGTTTAACACTGACCAAAATACGGAAGCAAATCATGAAACAATTTTTTAGTAATATTACATGGGTTGTCTAA